In one Dama dama isolate Ldn47 chromosome 5, ASM3311817v1, whole genome shotgun sequence genomic region, the following are encoded:
- the TMEM238L gene encoding transmembrane protein 238-like, whose translation MPSGERRQRLAAPSPAHAGRPGEQGRAPPAPAFPAMLLGKLWGTCSLGRCALFFGLALLLDVVGLGLLLVGIFASLDFWDFLIYTGSLILAFSLLFWIAWYTLNIEVPLEKLDL comes from the coding sequence ATGCCCAGCGGGGAGAGAAGGCAGCGGCTGGCAGCACCATCCCCTGCCCATGCAGGCCGGCCCGGGGAGCAAGGCCGGGCCCCTCCCGCCCCTGCCTTCCCAGCGATGCTCCTGGGGAAGCTGTGGGGAACGTGTAGCCTTGGACGCTGTGCTCTCTTCTTCGGCCTGGCCCTCCTGCTCGACGTTGTGGGCCTGGGCCTTCTGCTTGTGGGCATCTTCGCCTCCCTTGACTTCTGGGACTTCTTGATCTACACGGGGTCCCTGATCCTGGCTTTCAGCCTGCTCTTCTGGATCGCCTGGTACACCCTCAACATTGaggtgcctcttgagaaactggaCTTGTAG